A single window of Zea mays cultivar B73 chromosome 10, Zm-B73-REFERENCE-NAM-5.0, whole genome shotgun sequence DNA harbors:
- the LOC103641215 gene encoding uncharacterized protein, with the protein MPYICNRSSTNKKGAPRPPKGPAVKAMTTSSSWLSLPIQLLRYAPSSSSSNRLGLGSVHRPSPHCARMHMQPAKGLKPVTATGRGDGGGVDAASPLRLLADEVAPELHAAAKRMVGGGALHSPKGRPGSPTEGSGGGKIRTTHAAAPTTTFARARGPTPPGLPAEGSGGNGGTKH; encoded by the coding sequence ATGCCATATATATGCAACCGTTCGTCGACGAACAAGAAGGGCGCACCCCGACCACCGAAAGGCCCGGCTGTCAAGGCCATGACGACGTCCTCGTCTTGGCTCTCCCTTCCTATTCAGCTCCTGCGCTACGcgccgtcgtcatcgtcgtccaaCCGCCTCGGGCTGGGCTCGGTGCACCGACCTTCGCCTCACTGCGCCCGCATGCACATGCAGCCGGCGAAAGGCCTGAAACCCGTCACGGCCACAGggcgcggcgacggcggcggcgtcgACGCGGCGAGTCCTTTGCGTCTTCTGGCAGACGAGGTTGCGCCCGAGCTGCACGCAGCGGCGAAGCGGATGGTAGGCGGCGGTGCTCTTCACTCACCCAAGGGACGCCCCGGCTCGCCAACGGAAGGCAGCGGCGGTGGTAAGATCCGCACTACGCATGCTGCCGCACCGACGACCACGTTTGCCAGAGCGCGAGGCCCGACACCGCCTGGTCTGCCCGCGGAAGGATCCGGCGGCAATGGCGGGACCAAACATTAG